One Vallitalea pronyensis genomic region harbors:
- a CDS encoding alpha-L-fucosidase: MKKYKANFESLRNYEVPEWFKDAKFGIWSIWSPQTLAMCEDWYARNMYIQDTPQYLYHLRTYGHPSEFGFKDMCDLWKAENFNPDQLMEKYYKAGARYFCSMAMHHDHFFNYDSDINPMNSTKVGPMKDICGMWKKAAEKFNMPFGITEHYGATFSWWTTNKGCDSHGPYKGIPYDGNNPEYRDYYFDNYEHVKRDEKGCLLDVDKIQWYTDNKKFHKEWVAVMKEIIDKYEPELLYTDGGLPFGDAIIDAEGVMLNEDDALFKPGLEAVAYYYNKSIEKYGKNNYVYTQKDRREKVYSIGVLDLEKSQLKDALPHVWQTDTCIGAWYYGKTTVYKRPGHIIEMLVDIVAKNGTILMNIVQRPDGSIDREAEFILDELAKWFKICGEGIHGTRPWVIPSEGSSHASAELFNENRVEWKSEDFRFTKKGNHVYAFMLSAPENRVAILKSFMKEDINKVTLLGYGDVEFSHTFGLLTVQLPKELPTEYTNCLMIEV, encoded by the coding sequence ATGAAAAAATACAAAGCTAATTTTGAGTCCCTAAGAAATTATGAAGTGCCCGAATGGTTTAAAGATGCAAAATTTGGAATATGGAGTATATGGAGTCCCCAGACTTTAGCAATGTGTGAAGACTGGTACGCAAGAAACATGTATATACAGGATACACCTCAGTATCTGTATCATCTAAGGACATATGGACATCCATCGGAATTTGGTTTCAAAGATATGTGTGACTTATGGAAGGCAGAAAATTTTAATCCAGATCAATTAATGGAAAAGTATTACAAAGCTGGAGCACGTTATTTTTGTAGTATGGCTATGCACCACGATCACTTTTTCAACTATGATTCAGACATTAACCCTATGAATTCAACGAAGGTTGGTCCAATGAAAGATATATGTGGCATGTGGAAAAAAGCAGCGGAAAAATTTAATATGCCATTTGGGATAACAGAGCACTATGGTGCAACATTTTCATGGTGGACAACGAATAAAGGCTGTGATAGTCATGGTCCATACAAAGGCATCCCTTATGATGGTAACAATCCTGAGTACCGTGATTATTATTTTGACAATTATGAACATGTTAAAAGAGATGAAAAGGGGTGTCTGTTGGATGTAGATAAGATTCAATGGTATACCGATAATAAAAAGTTCCACAAAGAGTGGGTAGCTGTCATGAAGGAAATCATTGATAAATATGAGCCAGAGTTATTATATACAGATGGTGGATTACCATTTGGTGATGCCATTATTGATGCAGAAGGGGTTATGCTTAATGAAGATGATGCACTATTCAAACCAGGTCTTGAAGCAGTAGCTTATTACTATAATAAGTCAATCGAAAAATACGGCAAAAACAATTATGTATATACACAAAAAGACAGAAGAGAAAAAGTCTATTCCATTGGTGTGTTAGATCTTGAGAAGAGTCAGTTAAAAGATGCTCTACCACATGTGTGGCAGACAGATACCTGTATTGGTGCTTGGTATTATGGAAAGACAACAGTATACAAAAGACCCGGTCACATTATAGAAATGCTGGTAGATATCGTAGCTAAAAATGGAACAATATTGATGAATATTGTTCAGCGACCAGATGGAAGCATTGACAGAGAAGCAGAGTTCATTCTTGATGAGCTGGCAAAATGGTTTAAGATATGCGGAGAAGGTATTCATGGAACTAGACCATGGGTTATCCCTTCTGAAGGTAGTAGCCATGCAAGTGCAGAATTATTTAACGAAAATAGAGTAGAATGGAAAAGTGAAGATTTCCGTTTTACGAAAAAAGGTAATCATGTCTATGCCTTTATGTTAAGTGCTCCAGAAAATAGAGTAGCGATATTAAAGAGTTTTATGAAAGAGGACATTAACAAAGTTACTTTATTAGGATATGGCGACGTAGAATTTTCGCATACATTTGGTCTTCTTACAGTACAACTACCTAAAGAGTTACCAACAGAATATACGAACTGTTTAATGATAGAAGTGTAG
- a CDS encoding helix-turn-helix domain-containing protein: MSNLLDYISPKFLLGNLEVVMTDWSGKDFVYDFYKFYYFLDGEATISMFNKTFYPQPGELYIIPPYTKHSYSHNPKHPIYLYWCHIELSTVLNRIFVFSSKTVKCIPKKENMVLILDNLLASTVDNSLVNILTRKSCILQLMAIFFQYIDLSNIQLQSDNAFYNTINRYIMDNLDKPIHIQDLADIVHLQPNYFINLFKQIFHVSPITYINTLRLEKAAILLSSNPQLSIELIASKSGFTDYRYFGRIFKKRYGLTPSQYRLTKNTCRP; this comes from the coding sequence ATGAGTAATTTATTAGATTATATTTCTCCTAAGTTCCTGCTTGGGAATCTTGAAGTTGTTATGACTGACTGGAGCGGTAAAGATTTTGTATATGATTTTTACAAATTTTACTATTTCTTAGACGGTGAAGCAACCATTAGCATGTTTAATAAAACATTTTATCCTCAACCTGGAGAACTTTATATTATCCCCCCTTATACAAAACACAGTTACTCTCATAACCCTAAGCATCCAATATACCTCTATTGGTGTCATATAGAATTATCTACTGTACTGAATAGAATCTTTGTTTTTTCAAGCAAAACCGTTAAATGCATCCCCAAAAAAGAAAATATGGTTCTAATACTTGATAATCTCCTTGCTAGCACCGTTGATAACTCTCTTGTGAATATCCTTACAAGAAAATCATGTATTCTACAACTTATGGCGATTTTTTTTCAATATATTGATTTAAGTAATATTCAATTGCAATCTGACAATGCCTTTTACAATACGATCAATCGATATATCATGGATAATCTTGATAAACCCATACACATTCAGGACCTTGCTGATATTGTTCACCTACAGCCCAATTATTTTATCAATCTATTTAAGCAAATTTTCCATGTTTCACCCATTACATACATTAATACTTTACGCTTAGAAAAAGCAGCAATCCTTCTTTCGTCAAACCCCCAGCTAAGTATTGAACTCATTGCTTCTAAAAGTGGTTTTACAGATTACCGTTACTTTGGTAGAATCTTTAAAAAACGTTATGGACTGACACCATCTCAGTATCGTTTAACGAAAAATACTTGCCGACCATAA
- a CDS encoding extracellular solute-binding protein, with amino-acid sequence MKKLVSMILVLMMVSTVILSGCGHDSEKEKKVNKEVTEQNNGDTGAGESEDDGTDESVDGKITFPLKEQITLTAFVHTRPMVDDYDNNAFTRKIEEMTNINLEFIVASANEATERLNLLLSTGDYPDLICVTHLTAEQQGAHGAQGSLIPLNDLIEKYGENTQYIFDNYPEAKEVSVQLDGSIYNLPQVTIIPNVSMIKKLYIYKPWLDNLGLEEPKTTEDFYKVMKAFATEDPNGNGKPDEISLAGAYRGWGTQVQDFFIGSFTELGGGRYIVDHDKVIARYTTDGWKEAMKYLQKLRQEGLLAPESFTQTGDGLKQMGENPDDVILGAFTSGYQGCALNLANERWKDYIALAPLEGPEGIRSAEYNPYAYYIPGLSITDKCKHPEIAMALADLLYSEEMTMDNGFGPKGLGWDYIDDDSKSGFIEGEKAIYEQLMPLADQPPNSYWKLGNQFLTEKVFKGGYTENPWNINKVVYEDTINNYFPYVGGPEVRKPALKYTEEQAAEYATYDLTFRDHIDQMVAEFIVTDVDIDAAWDDYLSTLKSMGLDRFLELQQEAYDAVK; translated from the coding sequence ATGAAAAAGCTCGTTTCAATGATTTTAGTGCTAATGATGGTTAGTACAGTAATTTTATCAGGGTGTGGTCATGATTCAGAAAAAGAGAAAAAAGTAAACAAAGAAGTCACAGAGCAAAATAATGGTGATACTGGTGCGGGTGAAAGTGAAGATGATGGTACAGATGAAAGTGTAGATGGAAAGATTACTTTTCCTCTAAAAGAACAGATAACGTTAACAGCATTTGTTCATACAAGGCCAATGGTTGATGATTATGATAATAATGCTTTTACTAGAAAAATTGAGGAAATGACGAACATCAATCTTGAATTTATAGTTGCCTCAGCCAATGAAGCTACTGAAAGATTGAATCTATTATTGTCTACAGGGGATTATCCAGATCTTATTTGTGTGACACATTTAACTGCTGAGCAGCAAGGAGCACATGGCGCACAAGGTTCATTAATACCACTTAACGATTTAATTGAAAAATATGGGGAGAATACACAATATATTTTTGACAATTATCCTGAAGCAAAGGAAGTATCTGTACAGTTAGACGGTAGTATATACAATCTACCTCAAGTGACGATAATTCCAAATGTATCTATGATTAAAAAGCTGTATATATATAAACCATGGTTAGATAATTTGGGTCTAGAAGAGCCTAAGACAACAGAAGATTTCTATAAAGTTATGAAGGCTTTTGCTACAGAAGATCCAAATGGAAATGGTAAACCTGATGAGATTTCTTTGGCAGGTGCCTATAGAGGTTGGGGCACGCAAGTACAAGATTTCTTTATAGGCTCGTTTACTGAACTTGGGGGCGGAAGATATATTGTTGATCATGATAAAGTAATAGCTAGATATACGACAGATGGATGGAAAGAAGCAATGAAATACTTACAAAAGCTTCGTCAAGAAGGTTTACTTGCACCAGAAAGTTTTACCCAAACTGGAGATGGATTAAAACAAATGGGTGAAAACCCAGATGATGTCATACTTGGAGCATTTACATCAGGTTATCAAGGTTGTGCCCTTAATCTTGCTAATGAAAGATGGAAGGATTATATTGCTCTTGCTCCTTTGGAAGGACCAGAAGGCATTAGATCTGCGGAATATAATCCATACGCCTATTATATTCCAGGACTTAGTATCACAGATAAGTGTAAACACCCTGAAATTGCTATGGCATTAGCTGATTTATTATATAGTGAAGAAATGACCATGGATAACGGTTTTGGTCCTAAAGGATTAGGTTGGGATTATATAGATGATGATTCCAAATCAGGATTTATTGAAGGAGAGAAAGCAATATACGAACAACTGATGCCACTTGCTGATCAACCACCTAACTCATACTGGAAATTGGGCAATCAGTTCTTAACAGAGAAAGTTTTCAAAGGTGGTTATACAGAGAATCCTTGGAATATTAATAAAGTCGTTTATGAAGATACAATCAATAACTATTTCCCATATGTTGGTGGGCCAGAAGTTCGTAAACCAGCACTAAAATATACGGAGGAGCAGGCTGCTGAATACGCAACATATGATTTGACTTTTAGAGATCATATAGACCAAATGGTGGCAGAATTCATCGTTACAGATGTAGATATTGATGCTGCGTGGGATGATTATCTAAGTACGCTAAAATCAATGGGATTAGATAGATTCTTAGAATTACAACAAGAAGCATACGATGCAGTAAAATAA
- a CDS encoding carbohydrate ABC transporter permease — MNYKERGSDKVFTMANNILLGILFLIVAYPLLYVISASLSDSNAIIQGRVKLFPVGFNLDGYKAVFSHGSIMTGFFNSFFYMTVGTLVNIILTIMIAYPLSRQKLIGKKVISLMLVFTIMFNAGLIPNYLLIDTLDLIDKRAVMIIPKALNVFNVMITITYFKTTIPKELLESARIDGCDDINFICKIVLPLSRPIIAVITLFYAVEHWNSFFDALIYLNSKSLLPLQIILRDILVQNLISLDMVSSIDPDTLQSSEKLAVLLKYSLIVVASAPLMVLYPFIQRHFVKGVMVGSVKG, encoded by the coding sequence ATGAATTATAAAGAACGAGGCAGTGATAAAGTCTTTACTATGGCTAATAATATTTTGTTAGGTATTCTCTTTTTGATTGTTGCTTACCCTTTACTGTATGTTATAAGTGCATCTCTTAGTGATTCTAATGCAATTATTCAAGGCAGGGTCAAACTGTTTCCAGTAGGATTCAATTTGGATGGGTATAAGGCTGTATTTTCACACGGCAGTATTATGACAGGATTTTTTAATTCTTTTTTTTACATGACAGTAGGGACATTGGTAAATATTATCTTAACAATTATGATTGCTTATCCTTTATCTAGACAAAAGCTGATTGGAAAAAAAGTTATTTCATTAATGCTTGTGTTTACGATAATGTTTAATGCGGGATTGATACCCAATTACTTGTTAATTGATACCTTGGATCTTATTGATAAAAGAGCCGTTATGATTATACCCAAGGCACTGAATGTATTTAATGTGATGATTACCATTACATATTTTAAAACAACCATTCCTAAGGAGCTGCTTGAATCTGCAAGGATTGACGGATGTGATGACATTAATTTTATTTGCAAGATTGTTTTACCTTTGTCAAGACCTATTATTGCAGTTATTACGCTGTTTTATGCAGTGGAACATTGGAACTCATTTTTTGATGCATTAATCTATCTAAATTCTAAATCGTTGTTACCATTACAAATTATTCTAAGAGATATTTTAGTACAAAATCTAATTTCATTAGATATGGTTTCAAGTATTGACCCTGATACACTTCAGTCTAGTGAGAAATTGGCGGTATTACTCAAATATTCATTAATTGTAGTTGCAAGTGCCCCTCTCATGGTTCTATATCCATTTATTCAAAGACATTTTGTAAAAGGTGTAATGGTAGGATCTGTAAAGGGTTAA
- a CDS encoding ABC transporter permease has protein sequence MIHSISNIKRSKRDYIVKSFKRDWQLYLLMVLPLIYIIVFKYVPMGGIIIAFKDFIAKKGIWGSEWANPLFKYFIAFFNDFNCMRIIKNTLTLSLYGLIAGFPLPIIFALCLNYFKNRKIKKAIQMITYAPHFISTVVIVGMLMAFFQTRAGIVNQLLSSIGIAEIDFFGTRGTFPHMYVWSQIWQSLGFSSIIYIATLAGIDPSLHEAAIMDGATKLKRMWHIDLPGIIPTAVILLTLNLGRILFVGFEKVLLMQNPINLNQSEIISTYVYKIGMTSALPRYSYSTAIGIFQSVVGFLLIIIFNKISRKFTDSSLF, from the coding sequence ATGATACATTCTATATCCAACATCAAAAGAAGTAAGCGAGATTATATAGTAAAATCATTTAAAAGAGATTGGCAACTTTATTTATTGATGGTTCTTCCTCTTATCTATATAATCGTTTTTAAGTATGTTCCCATGGGGGGGATAATAATTGCGTTTAAAGATTTTATTGCTAAAAAAGGGATTTGGGGCAGCGAATGGGCTAATCCTTTGTTTAAATACTTTATTGCTTTTTTCAATGACTTTAATTGCATGCGCATCATAAAAAATACATTGACATTGAGTTTATATGGATTAATTGCAGGATTTCCATTACCAATTATATTTGCATTATGCCTTAATTATTTCAAAAACCGTAAAATCAAAAAAGCCATTCAAATGATAACATATGCACCACACTTTATATCTACAGTAGTTATTGTAGGGATGTTAATGGCTTTCTTTCAAACGAGAGCAGGTATTGTCAATCAGTTACTTAGCTCTATCGGCATAGCAGAGATAGATTTCTTTGGTACAAGAGGAACTTTTCCTCATATGTATGTTTGGTCACAGATTTGGCAGAGTCTAGGCTTTAGTTCAATTATTTATATTGCTACTTTGGCTGGGATTGACCCGTCCCTTCATGAAGCAGCAATTATGGATGGTGCCACTAAGTTAAAGAGAATGTGGCATATTGATTTGCCTGGAATTATACCCACAGCTGTTATATTACTAACATTGAATCTTGGAAGAATATTATTTGTAGGATTTGAAAAAGTATTATTAATGCAAAATCCTATAAACCTTAATCAATCAGAGATTATCTCAACCTATGTATACAAAATTGGTATGACATCGGCACTTCCACGGTATAGTTATTCAACTGCAATAGGTATTTTTCAATCTGTTGTTGGATTTTTATTGATTATCATATTCAACAAGATATCTAGAAAGTTTACAGATTCCAGTTTGTTTTAA